A region of Allocoleopsis franciscana PCC 7113 DNA encodes the following proteins:
- a CDS encoding XisI protein → MDTLEQERQIIQKIISEYAQIPYAHGEIERHTVFDRDCDRYLLMIVGWEGVSQVHGCIIHVEIIDGKIWIHRDGTEDGIASELLEAGIPKERIVLGFKSPRMRKHTGFAVA, encoded by the coding sequence ATGGATACCTTAGAGCAAGAACGGCAGATTATCCAAAAAATCATCTCCGAATACGCGCAAATTCCTTATGCTCACGGAGAGATCGAACGACATACCGTGTTTGACCGCGACTGCGATCGCTACCTATTGATGATAGTTGGATGGGAGGGAGTTTCTCAGGTTCACGGCTGTATCATTCATGTCGAGATTATCGACGGCAAAATCTGGATTCATCGAGATGGTACGGAAGATGGCATCGCTAGCGAACTACTAGAGGCAGGTATCCCCAAAGAGCGCATTGTTCTAGGTTTTAAATCACCTCGGATGAGGAAACATACAGGGTTTGCAGTGGCTTGA